The proteins below are encoded in one region of Legionella antarctica:
- a CDS encoding IS3 family transposase, whose protein sequence is MNFSLDEKRVMIDPLAELTIREQCLLLDLPVSSYYYSAKPISVEDEALMALLDEHYLQYPCEGKIKRARWLSKEVGYPVGKRRVKKLMEMMGLSTVYPKPNTSVPNKEHEVFPYLLKEVDITKPNQVWAADITYIRMKGKHVYLVAIMDWYSRYVIGWAISPTMEAEFCIEALRNALLHSRCEIFNTDQGSQFTSKDWINTLKSHHISISMDGRGRYLDNIFIERLWRSVKQEKIYRYDFDTIEEVELALTEYFEYYNNRRLHQSFNYLTPAEVYYGRKRP, encoded by the coding sequence ATGAACTTTAGTCTGGATGAAAAGCGCGTCATGATTGATCCTCTTGCCGAGCTCACCATTCGTGAACAATGCTTGCTATTAGACTTGCCTGTTTCAAGTTATTATTATAGTGCCAAGCCCATTTCTGTCGAAGATGAAGCGCTTATGGCGCTACTTGATGAGCACTATCTGCAGTATCCATGTGAAGGTAAAATTAAGCGGGCAAGATGGCTGTCAAAAGAAGTAGGCTATCCTGTTGGTAAACGTCGAGTAAAAAAGTTGATGGAAATGATGGGGTTATCGACTGTTTACCCAAAGCCAAATACAAGCGTTCCCAATAAGGAGCATGAGGTGTTCCCTTATTTATTAAAAGAGGTGGATATCACCAAACCAAATCAGGTTTGGGCCGCAGATATCACCTACATCCGCATGAAAGGAAAGCATGTGTATTTAGTAGCTATTATGGACTGGTATAGTCGTTATGTGATTGGATGGGCTATTTCACCTACTATGGAGGCTGAATTTTGTATTGAGGCGCTTAGAAACGCTTTGCTGCATTCGCGTTGTGAGATCTTTAACACGGATCAGGGTTCTCAATTTACCTCAAAAGATTGGATAAATACGCTAAAATCTCACCACATTTCTATCAGCATGGATGGGCGAGGACGTTATTTAGATAATATATTTATCGAGCGATTGTGGCGTAGTGTTAAGCAAGAAAAAATCTACCGGTATGATTTTGATACAATTGAAGAGGTTGAGCTGGCCTTAACGGAGTATTTTGAGTATTATAATAACCGAAGGCTTCACCAGTCCTTTAATTATTTAACGCCCGCAGAGGTGTATTATGGCCGGAAAAGACCATAA
- a CDS encoding rhodanese-like domain-containing protein, giving the protein MTKHEIKTIDVHELKNKMDGQQDLCLIDVRELEEWQAVRIPGAHHIPKDTISANIETKVSDKKHPVYLHCRGGVRSLHAAQSLIDMGYQEVYSVNGGITEWAMFGYPVKE; this is encoded by the coding sequence ATGACAAAGCATGAAATTAAAACTATAGACGTTCATGAATTAAAAAATAAAATGGATGGGCAGCAAGACTTATGTTTAATTGACGTTCGTGAATTGGAAGAATGGCAGGCAGTCCGTATTCCAGGAGCTCATCATATTCCTAAAGATACTATTAGCGCCAACATAGAAACTAAAGTTTCCGATAAAAAACATCCAGTCTATCTTCATTGCCGTGGCGGTGTCAGGTCGCTCCATGCGGCACAGAGCTTAATAGATATGGGCTATCAAGAAGTGTACTCTGTAAATGGAGGGATTACTGAGTGGGCTATGTTTGGTTATCCGGTTAAGGAATGA
- a CDS encoding VacJ family lipoprotein, giving the protein MRLIVMFYSMIGTLLLTGCAVHKGTNPVDPYESFNRKVYNFNMAVDATMLRPPAKLYHAVVPRVVRKGIGNAFNNLDMLPTIASDILQAEGKWAIKDSWRFVINSSLGVAGLFDVADKFGLPPHYNDLGITFAKWGDKHSPYLVIPLIGPSTIRDGSGWLFQFALWSPYVYIRNDALAFGLFGLRYLDLRSQLFDSERIMNEALDKYSFMRDAYLQHRAYLIAGAEQDDGSLYVDDAAADQVALGKESGARNDPAPADYIDE; this is encoded by the coding sequence ATGCGCTTAATTGTAATGTTTTACAGTATGATTGGAACCCTCTTGTTAACAGGCTGTGCTGTGCACAAAGGAACTAATCCCGTTGACCCTTACGAATCCTTTAATCGCAAGGTATACAATTTCAACATGGCTGTTGATGCCACCATGTTAAGACCCCCAGCAAAACTCTATCATGCCGTTGTTCCGCGAGTAGTTCGCAAGGGAATTGGAAATGCTTTTAATAATCTGGATATGCTTCCCACCATCGCCAGTGATATTCTTCAAGCCGAAGGAAAATGGGCGATTAAAGATTCCTGGCGTTTTGTTATTAACTCTTCTTTAGGAGTTGCAGGTTTATTTGATGTTGCTGATAAATTCGGCCTACCGCCACATTACAACGATTTAGGAATAACCTTTGCTAAATGGGGAGATAAACACTCGCCCTATCTGGTCATTCCTTTGATAGGGCCGAGCACAATTCGTGATGGCTCAGGATGGTTATTCCAATTTGCTCTTTGGAGCCCCTATGTTTACATTCGGAATGATGCGCTAGCCTTTGGTTTATTTGGATTACGTTATTTAGATTTGCGTTCACAACTGTTTGATTCAGAGCGCATAATGAATGAAGCTTTAGACAAATATTCATTTATGAGAGATGCTTACCTGCAACACCGAGCCTACCTCATTGCTGGAGCAGAACAAGATGATGGTTCGCTTTACGTAGATGATGCAGCAGCAGACCAAGTAGCTCTTGGCAAGGAAAGTGGAGCCAGGAATGATCCGGCTCCAGCAGATTATATAGATGAATAG
- a CDS encoding transposase — MSKKRAYYTAAKKAKITLAAIEGKLTQAQITSEYGVHATQVKTWKQSAIKAINDLFSGANEKEAKSQEQLVEALYQEIGRLQAQLSWLKKKHEL, encoded by the coding sequence ATGTCTAAAAAGCGAGCTTATTATACGGCGGCCAAGAAGGCAAAAATAACGCTAGCTGCGATTGAGGGGAAACTCACACAAGCGCAAATTACCAGTGAATACGGTGTTCACGCAACGCAGGTAAAAACTTGGAAGCAATCGGCCATCAAAGCCATTAACGATTTATTCTCTGGGGCTAATGAAAAAGAAGCCAAGTCCCAAGAGCAGCTTGTTGAGGCATTATATCAAGAAATTGGTCGACTTCAAGCGCAGCTATCTTGGCTAAAAAAAAAGCATGAACTTTAG
- the gshA gene encoding glutamate--cysteine ligase: MNATEVPVPHLTTAHSGPLHHVEKIILNQVPEIEAWFRLKWKETPPPLTSSVDLRHAGFKLAPVDTNLFPAGFNNLNPEFLPLCIQAAQSVLVEYIPDCTKILILPESHTRNKFYLQSLNVLHNILTKAGFVVRIGSLDPELKDPFEVILEHGEALLIEPLQRQGNRVGLNNFNPCFLMLNNDLSSGIPEILQGLQQRIRPTAKLGWATRLKSSHFHFFNEVATEFAELAGIDSWLIDPYFSALDRVDFMAQEGVEQLAHEVDKILSLVRDKYATYGITDRPFAVVKADNGTYGMSVMMVHDGEELRQLNRKQRTKMSSSKGSRKVDRVIIQEGVYTFETMPDGAVAEPVVYMIGQFVVGGFYRVHQSRGIDENLNAPGMHFEPLAFAQACNMPSDDLEVVDCPNRFYVYGVIARLAALAAAREVAAIGGE; encoded by the coding sequence ATGAATGCCACCGAAGTCCCAGTCCCACATTTGACTACCGCTCATTCAGGTCCTTTACATCATGTGGAAAAAATTATTTTAAATCAGGTTCCTGAAATAGAGGCCTGGTTCCGTCTAAAGTGGAAAGAAACCCCACCACCTTTAACCTCATCAGTGGATCTGCGTCATGCCGGCTTTAAACTGGCTCCAGTTGATACTAATTTATTTCCAGCGGGTTTTAATAATTTAAATCCGGAATTTTTGCCTTTATGTATTCAAGCTGCACAATCCGTATTGGTGGAGTATATTCCTGATTGCACTAAAATATTAATTCTTCCCGAAAGTCATACCCGTAATAAATTTTATTTACAAAGCCTGAACGTGCTGCACAATATATTAACCAAGGCGGGATTTGTGGTGCGTATTGGTAGTTTAGATCCAGAACTTAAAGATCCTTTTGAAGTAATTCTTGAGCATGGCGAGGCTTTATTGATAGAGCCTCTGCAACGTCAGGGGAATCGAGTAGGACTGAATAATTTTAATCCTTGCTTTCTAATGTTAAATAATGACTTATCTTCAGGTATTCCTGAAATTTTGCAGGGTTTGCAACAACGGATTAGACCCACTGCAAAATTGGGCTGGGCAACGCGTTTGAAATCAAGCCATTTTCATTTTTTTAACGAAGTAGCTACTGAGTTTGCTGAGTTGGCTGGCATTGATTCCTGGTTAATTGATCCCTATTTTAGTGCTTTAGACCGAGTTGATTTCATGGCTCAAGAGGGCGTTGAACAATTAGCCCACGAGGTAGATAAAATACTATCATTAGTGCGTGATAAGTATGCTACTTATGGCATAACGGATAGGCCCTTTGCAGTAGTTAAAGCTGATAATGGTACTTATGGTATGAGTGTTATGATGGTGCATGATGGTGAGGAGTTGCGGCAGTTAAATAGAAAGCAGCGTACCAAGATGTCATCTAGTAAAGGAAGCCGCAAGGTAGATAGGGTGATTATTCAGGAAGGAGTTTATACTTTTGAAACTATGCCTGATGGTGCTGTGGCAGAGCCAGTTGTCTACATGATTGGTCAATTTGTTGTTGGTGGTTTTTATCGAGTCCATCAGAGTAGGGGGATAGATGAGAATCTCAATGCTCCTGGAATGCATTTTGAACCTCTGGCTTTTGCTCAAGCCTGCAACATGCCCAGTGATGATTTGGAAGTAGTGGATTGTCCCAATCGTTTTTATGTCTATGGAGTGATCGCACGTCTGGCCGCTTTAGCGGCAGCACGAGAAGTTGCGGCAATTGGAGGAGAATAA
- the gshB gene encoding glutathione synthase yields MKLAVLIDPLHQLKPHKDTTVAMIKSAKDLGWSCVYFTQMDLFCREGHAYSRVYDITIGDVYSSDWAKTKDLGEQPLSDFDIILMRKDPPFNMEYIYTTYALELAERDGVLVANKPQSLRDANEKYFTLNFSQCCPATLVSCDIVRLKEFWKTHQHVIFKPLEGMGGSSVFYVDQHGRNLSVILEVLTQGQNINIMAQRYIPEITTAGDKRILLLNGEPVPYALARIPAKGELRGNLAAGAKGEVVAISARDKWICEQLAPTLKAKGLYFVGIDVIGDYLTEINVTSPTCLCEISTETGLDVAGDYLRCLEKIRAASVVI; encoded by the coding sequence ATGAAACTCGCGGTACTTATCGATCCTTTGCATCAATTAAAGCCACACAAGGATACTACTGTTGCTATGATCAAGAGTGCCAAGGATTTGGGCTGGTCTTGTGTATATTTCACGCAGATGGATTTATTTTGTCGTGAAGGACATGCATACTCACGGGTTTATGACATCACTATTGGCGATGTATACAGTAGTGATTGGGCTAAAACTAAAGATTTGGGTGAGCAGCCCTTGAGTGATTTTGACATCATTCTGATGCGTAAAGATCCTCCCTTTAACATGGAATATATTTATACCACCTATGCATTGGAGTTAGCCGAACGCGATGGGGTATTGGTAGCTAATAAACCTCAAAGTCTGCGTGATGCAAATGAGAAGTATTTTACTTTGAATTTTTCTCAATGTTGTCCTGCAACACTGGTTTCCTGCGACATTGTACGTTTAAAAGAATTTTGGAAAACCCATCAACATGTTATTTTTAAACCATTGGAGGGGATGGGAGGGAGTTCCGTTTTTTACGTGGATCAGCATGGGCGAAACTTATCAGTAATTCTGGAAGTACTAACCCAAGGGCAAAACATTAATATTATGGCTCAGCGTTATATTCCTGAAATCACAACAGCGGGAGATAAACGTATTTTGTTACTTAATGGTGAACCTGTTCCTTACGCTTTAGCACGTATTCCTGCCAAAGGAGAATTACGCGGTAATTTAGCAGCAGGCGCCAAAGGCGAAGTTGTTGCAATTTCTGCAAGAGATAAATGGATCTGTGAACAATTAGCCCCCACCCTGAAAGCAAAAGGTTTGTATTTTGTGGGGATCGATGTGATAGGGGATTATTTGACCGAGATAAATGTAACCAGTCCGACTTGTCTGTGTGAAATTTCAACTGAAACTGGATTGGATGTTGCAGGTGATTACTTACGTTGTCTTGAAAAAATACGTGCAGCATCAGTAGTTATTTAG
- a CDS encoding DMT family transporter, whose amino-acid sequence MHPLKTIKALLLLILLGIIWGSGYTLAKFAMINGVSPLGYAFWQSLGPAVLLTCFCLGTKKTSMLNPQHWPYFLLCGLIGIAIPNTNMYFIASHIPAGVLAVLVNTVPLIVYPLALISGQEKHDKWRFLALLLGMTGILLIIGINTAGLYSSWTLLAMITPLGFALCSLYIGAKQPQELNSLQAASGMLLTASILLIPMVINQHAFYSLSGPLTVVKQIIILEIILSSLGYLLFFILIRMAGPVFYSLTGGIVSLTGLFWGYLVFGETPTSVQSVAVALVIFSLFLLSWRQSRQTQGA is encoded by the coding sequence ATGCACCCACTTAAAACTATAAAAGCACTCTTGCTTCTCATTCTCCTGGGTATTATTTGGGGTTCTGGTTACACTTTGGCTAAATTCGCCATGATTAATGGAGTCTCGCCACTAGGGTATGCGTTCTGGCAATCTTTAGGCCCGGCTGTGTTATTGACTTGCTTTTGCCTTGGAACGAAGAAAACATCCATGCTCAATCCCCAACATTGGCCTTATTTTCTCTTGTGCGGGCTGATTGGTATTGCCATTCCCAATACCAATATGTACTTTATAGCCAGCCATATTCCAGCTGGAGTATTGGCTGTTCTGGTTAATACGGTTCCTTTAATAGTTTATCCTCTAGCACTCATATCTGGTCAAGAAAAGCACGATAAGTGGCGGTTTTTAGCTTTATTACTCGGCATGACAGGAATATTACTCATTATAGGAATTAACACTGCAGGACTTTATTCCAGCTGGACCCTGTTGGCCATGATAACTCCCCTGGGTTTTGCACTGTGTTCTTTGTATATAGGTGCCAAACAACCCCAGGAATTAAACTCTCTGCAGGCAGCAAGCGGCATGTTGCTTACAGCATCTATCTTACTTATCCCTATGGTCATTAATCAACATGCCTTTTACTCGTTATCAGGACCATTGACTGTTGTTAAACAAATTATTATTTTAGAAATTATATTATCCAGTTTAGGATATTTACTCTTTTTTATTCTTATCCGCATGGCAGGTCCGGTATTTTATAGTCTAACTGGAGGGATAGTTTCATTAACTGGCCTCTTCTGGGGTTATTTGGTCTTTGGTGAAACACCTACTTCTGTTCAAAGTGTAGCGGTGGCTTTAGTTATTTTTTCCCTTTTTCTGTTATCATGGAGACAGTCGAGACAAACTCAAGGAGCTTGA
- a CDS encoding alkaline phosphatase family protein, with translation MKTITCSILLLITSVMSHAQSNQPRLIVQLVVDQLRGDLIHQYQKQFGSNGFNYLLNHGINYHNAHHPHANTTTCAGHATIATGSVPSIHGVVNNEWYDRKSRKITYCMEDFKTSILPTIHTRKKNPGRSPFNLNVSTLSDEILLADKGKAFGVSLKDRAAITLAGHSGKAFWFDKINGGFVTSSYYYSAYPQWVQEWNKQYKPVQYSWSLGRPLEEYYNANNPTFHHNYENFGQTFPHHISNPPTEEYFTYLSRTPKADQLTADFAEQLLIQEQLGLSVNKTDYLAISFSAVDTIGHQFGPNSLEAEDNLIELDKTLGHLLAVIDKQVGLKNTLVILTADHGINDSPAYLKMHHIHEVKPIDIKSIEQQIRAQLKTRYTLPPEVLLSITPPYIYLDHQIINDHHLNLTNVSQYLSEIVTQQPGVFKAYPLPVTTTEKDWLSAKVNKMAYPYRAGDIYIVQPPYQSNGSKNDNRVTHGSPWQYDSYVPLLFVHPSFNARMISRPVKTTDIAPTLAAVLMIKQPSGTVGQPLSEVLSAFNGKNMLKRN, from the coding sequence ATGAAAACAATTACGTGCAGCATACTTCTTCTTATCACCAGTGTTATGAGTCATGCGCAAAGCAATCAACCAAGACTTATAGTACAACTAGTTGTTGATCAATTAAGAGGTGATTTAATTCATCAATATCAAAAACAGTTTGGCAGCAACGGTTTTAATTATTTATTAAACCATGGGATTAATTACCATAATGCCCATCATCCTCATGCAAATACTACAACATGTGCGGGACATGCAACCATAGCTACTGGCAGCGTCCCTTCCATACATGGAGTGGTTAATAATGAATGGTATGATAGAAAGTCCAGAAAAATAACCTATTGCATGGAGGATTTTAAAACCAGTATTCTACCTACTATACATACCCGAAAAAAAAATCCAGGACGCTCTCCCTTCAATTTAAACGTTTCTACTCTAAGTGATGAAATACTACTGGCCGATAAAGGAAAAGCTTTTGGAGTATCTTTAAAAGATCGGGCTGCAATTACACTGGCTGGCCACTCAGGTAAGGCATTTTGGTTTGATAAAATTAACGGGGGATTCGTCACTTCCAGTTATTATTATTCTGCTTATCCTCAATGGGTTCAAGAATGGAATAAACAATATAAACCCGTGCAATACAGTTGGAGTCTAGGTCGCCCGTTAGAGGAATACTACAATGCAAATAACCCGACTTTTCACCATAATTATGAAAATTTTGGTCAAACCTTCCCCCACCATATTTCAAATCCTCCTACTGAGGAGTATTTCACTTATTTGTCCAGAACCCCTAAAGCGGATCAATTAACAGCCGACTTTGCAGAGCAACTTTTAATACAGGAACAATTGGGATTATCGGTAAATAAAACAGATTATTTAGCAATAAGTTTTTCTGCAGTTGATACTATTGGTCATCAATTTGGCCCAAACAGTCTGGAGGCTGAAGATAACTTAATAGAACTGGATAAAACTTTAGGCCATCTCCTTGCCGTTATTGATAAACAGGTTGGTCTCAAAAATACACTTGTAATCCTGACCGCAGATCATGGTATTAATGACAGTCCAGCATACCTGAAAATGCATCACATTCATGAGGTCAAGCCAATCGATATTAAATCAATAGAACAACAGATTCGTGCTCAGTTAAAAACACGCTACACACTCCCTCCGGAAGTGTTGCTGTCCATTACCCCCCCTTATATTTATCTGGATCACCAAATTATTAATGATCATCATCTTAATTTAACCAATGTCTCTCAATACTTATCCGAAATAGTAACTCAACAACCGGGTGTATTTAAAGCTTATCCTCTGCCTGTTACAACCACTGAAAAAGATTGGCTCAGTGCGAAGGTGAATAAAATGGCTTATCCCTATCGCGCAGGAGACATCTATATAGTTCAACCACCTTACCAATCCAATGGCAGCAAAAATGATAATAGAGTAACTCATGGAAGCCCATGGCAATATGACAGTTATGTTCCCCTATTATTTGTCCATCCGAGTTTCAATGCCCGAATGATCTCACGGCCCGTTAAAACAACAGACATAGCGCCAACTTTGGCCGCTGTATTGATGATAAAGCAACCCTCTGGAACAGTGGGACAGCCTTTATCTGAAGTATTGAGCGCATTTAATGGAAAAAATATGCTTAAGAGAAATTAA
- a CDS encoding thiamine pyrophosphate-binding protein, producing the protein MFSQAGGYAMNVAEHICNYLALYKVRHIFGYPGASILPLMDAIEKHPELEWVLMRNELAAALAASAHGKITEEIGVCMATSGPGASNLITGLLDAELDCSPVLAITGLTPTVRHGLSHFQSVNQIQLLESCCGFNAVCEHPAQVPQLLQAAIGYIIRHNRPAHLAIATDLQLTEFTNTQLASATKHYNQLHHPFILLSPPDEAFKVVADTIDSIKKIVIAVGSRARGAGKNIEAFAEKIGVPIISTFAGKGII; encoded by the coding sequence ATGTTTTCCCAAGCGGGAGGGTATGCAATGAATGTTGCAGAACATATTTGTAATTATTTGGCCCTTTATAAAGTACGGCATATTTTTGGCTATCCAGGTGCATCAATTTTGCCGCTTATGGATGCCATTGAGAAGCATCCTGAGCTGGAATGGGTATTGATGCGTAATGAATTAGCAGCTGCCTTGGCTGCCTCAGCGCATGGGAAAATAACAGAAGAGATTGGCGTCTGTATGGCTACAAGTGGTCCTGGTGCATCTAATTTAATCACCGGCTTGCTTGATGCAGAACTAGACTGTTCTCCAGTACTTGCAATTACTGGTTTAACACCAACTGTAAGGCACGGACTATCTCATTTTCAAAGTGTGAATCAGATCCAGCTGCTTGAATCTTGTTGTGGATTTAATGCAGTGTGTGAACATCCCGCTCAAGTGCCACAATTATTACAGGCGGCTATTGGTTATATCATCCGACATAACAGACCAGCTCATCTTGCAATTGCAACGGATCTTCAGCTGACAGAATTTACCAATACTCAACTGGCTTCTGCAACAAAGCATTACAACCAACTACATCACCCCTTTATATTACTTAGTCCTCCCGATGAGGCGTTTAAAGTCGTTGCAGACACTATAGATTCAATTAAAAAAATTGTAATTGCAGTGGGATCCCGAGCGCGTGGTGCAGGTAAAAATATTGAAGCGTTTGCTGAAAAAATTGGCGTTCCTATAATTTCTACTTTTGCAGGCAAAGGGATCATCTGA
- a CDS encoding AEC family transporter, whose protein sequence is MITDQIVPIIVIIVLGIWIEKNKLLGSEGYRVINTFAYYIGMPLLLISSIATNPIILQDYRSYSLAFVCSMLILFIGLFCYFIIKDNKIQLAALKGLGSTFPNSGFIGIPVLTALFGQAGLTTAAFSTLLTLVPFSIAIIVLEINKCGFRMAFIDAFRSIIKNPLLLATVTGLLISHYHLALPPIMLTTFQILGNSAIPLALLGVGQMLVVFKINKLSEIYSLALIKLFVHPLVAFCFFYWFHVNPPLMVMGVIIASLPTAVMQSVLAYQYNAYEAESSGLVLLTTVLSFITLPLTIYLINRIGFVV, encoded by the coding sequence ATGATTACCGACCAAATAGTACCTATAATAGTTATTATAGTTCTCGGAATCTGGATTGAAAAAAATAAATTGTTGGGTTCCGAGGGATATCGAGTAATTAACACTTTTGCATACTATATCGGCATGCCTTTACTCCTGATTTCATCGATTGCCACTAATCCTATCATTTTGCAAGACTATCGAAGTTATTCATTAGCATTTGTATGTTCTATGCTGATCCTTTTTATAGGTCTTTTTTGTTATTTTATTATTAAAGACAATAAAATCCAGTTAGCCGCATTAAAAGGATTAGGATCAACTTTTCCAAATTCAGGATTTATTGGTATACCCGTATTAACAGCATTATTTGGGCAAGCAGGTTTGACTACAGCAGCATTTTCAACACTACTGACATTAGTTCCTTTCTCCATTGCAATTATAGTTCTAGAGATTAATAAATGCGGTTTTCGAATGGCGTTTATTGATGCGTTTCGCTCAATTATAAAAAACCCCCTTCTGTTAGCGACTGTTACTGGTTTACTTATCTCTCATTACCATTTAGCTCTACCACCTATTATGCTAACTACTTTTCAGATTCTGGGCAATTCAGCAATACCATTAGCGTTGCTAGGGGTCGGACAAATGCTGGTTGTGTTCAAAATAAATAAACTATCTGAAATTTATTCGCTTGCGTTAATAAAATTATTTGTTCATCCCTTGGTGGCATTCTGTTTTTTTTATTGGTTTCATGTTAATCCACCATTGATGGTGATGGGAGTAATTATCGCATCCTTACCAACTGCTGTGATGCAATCGGTATTGGCCTATCAGTACAATGCTTACGAAGCTGAAAGCTCCGGATTAGTGTTGTTAACTACAGTTTTGTCATTCATAACTTTGCCTTTAACAATATACTTAATTAACAGAATCGGATTTGTAGTTTAG
- a CDS encoding cation:dicarboxylate symporter family transporter, translating into MKKYSKTNASLQQGRGLRYCVLPNNLTCHYTGSFLNLEFVLKLRIYMSIEFLRKIKIPIILCATLLLPMYFGSQIPLEIKSISYALSLSIKGVLEFALPFIIFSFIFYCLSNLQKGALFFVFLLIACIFVSNFTALMVGYSSGYIGLNLLHFTATHIDSAPQLAPAWHFHLTKLISNDIALLCGFSIGIFFSVWPNSTAKKMATHFNGLANIFLKKIFIPVLPIFILGFVFKLEHEHLLKTALSLYGPILILIVATQWLYIASWYFVAGQFSFKKFWFYLRNVMPASLTGFSTISSAAAMPVLLLSTEKNLSNSEQAKMLVPAIINIHTIGSAIGIPILSLATLLTFGLPMPSPSVFIVFALYTALAKYAVAAVPGGVIIVVAPILEAHLGFSSDMVGLITAVYLICDPFGTTANVTANGVFPILFTKLHKRLTQSTKSFYPDAETVDHTVSSLSGFGKSRNSQPT; encoded by the coding sequence ATGAAAAAATACTCGAAAACAAATGCATCCTTGCAGCAGGGGCGGGGTTTGAGGTACTGTGTACTTCCAAATAACCTAACTTGCCATTATACTGGTTCGTTTTTGAATTTGGAATTCGTTTTAAAATTAAGGATTTATATGTCTATAGAATTTTTAAGAAAAATTAAAATACCGATTATTCTTTGCGCAACACTGTTACTTCCGATGTATTTTGGTTCGCAAATTCCTCTTGAGATAAAATCCATTAGCTATGCTTTAAGTTTGAGCATAAAAGGAGTCCTGGAGTTTGCATTACCCTTTATTATTTTTAGTTTTATTTTTTATTGTCTTTCAAACTTACAAAAGGGAGCGCTCTTTTTTGTATTTTTATTAATAGCCTGTATCTTTGTTTCTAATTTTACAGCATTGATGGTGGGTTATAGTTCTGGCTATATTGGCCTTAATCTCTTACATTTTACCGCAACTCACATTGACTCTGCTCCACAATTGGCGCCTGCATGGCACTTTCATCTAACCAAGTTGATATCTAATGACATCGCTTTGTTATGTGGTTTTTCTATTGGCATCTTTTTTTCTGTTTGGCCAAACTCTACAGCAAAAAAAATGGCTACTCACTTTAATGGGCTAGCTAATATCTTTTTAAAGAAAATATTTATTCCTGTTTTGCCGATATTTATATTAGGATTTGTTTTCAAGCTGGAACATGAGCATTTATTAAAAACCGCTTTAAGCTTATATGGCCCTATTTTGATTTTAATCGTTGCTACCCAATGGCTCTATATTGCCTCATGGTATTTTGTTGCGGGCCAATTTTCATTTAAAAAATTCTGGTTTTACCTGCGAAATGTTATGCCTGCCAGTCTGACCGGATTTAGCACTATATCCAGTGCTGCTGCAATGCCCGTGCTTCTACTTTCAACAGAAAAAAATTTGAGCAACTCTGAGCAAGCAAAAATGCTTGTACCTGCTATTATCAATATTCATACTATTGGCAGTGCAATTGGCATTCCTATTTTAAGCCTCGCCACATTGCTGACTTTTGGCTTGCCGATGCCATCACCTTCTGTATTTATTGTTTTTGCCCTTTATACCGCATTGGCGAAGTACGCTGTTGCCGCGGTTCCTGGAGGGGTCATTATCGTAGTTGCTCCTATCTTGGAGGCCCATCTGGGGTTTTCAAGTGATATGGTGGGATTGATTACGGCTGTGTATTTAATTTGTGATCCCTTTGGTACAACGGCCAATGTCACGGCAAATGGTGTTTTTCCTATTCTGTTTACCAAATTACATAAACGCCTCACCCAATCAACCAAATCATTTTATCCTGATGCAGAAACGGTTGATCATACGGTCTCATCACTCTCCGGGTTTGGGAAATCAAGGAACAGTCAACCCACCTAA